Proteins encoded in a region of the Ptychodera flava strain L36383 chromosome 4, AS_Pfla_20210202, whole genome shotgun sequence genome:
- the LOC139131732 gene encoding aggrecan core protein-like yields the protein MRGVVITTLLVLAVLSACFAASAPKAEATIDETSVVEETPEIASGTEFEESEDDLEERSFEDDDIEEFDESDLDEHDVEEEELEEESADQDETAEQEVDEEEETDTHEMSSADDETEESSEDVDEQAIDLVKDARTRWRCYRWKCYRVFLRRYSWYKAYRVCRRYGGNLVSIHNYRQNRVVRGYARRYGNVWIGLNDRRRERHFRWTDRSRYNFRRWYRRPYHRKEDCVEMYRNGRWNDQRCYYRRRFVCQRRRYRHGHHNHWRRPHFG from the exons AT GAGAGGGGTTGTTATAACAACGTTGTTAGTACTAGCTGTACTATCAGCATGCTTTGCTGCCTCCGCACCCAAAGCAGAGGCTACCATCGACGAAACATCTGTCGTTGAAGAGACACCTGAAATCGCGTCTGGGACTGAATTCGAAGAGTCTGAAGATGATTTGGAAGAGAGAAGTTTTGAAGACGACGACATAGAGGAATTCGATGAAAGCGATTTGGATGAACACGACGTTGAGGAGGAAGAATTGGAAGAAGAAAGCGCTGACCAAGACGAAACAGCAGAACAAGAGGTTGATGAGGAAGAAGAGACAGATACACATGAAATGAGCTCAGCCGACGATGAGACGGAGGAGAGCAGTGAAGACGTGGATGAACAGGCCATCGATCTCGTGAAAGATG CTCGCACTCGGTGGCGCTGCTATCGCTGGAAGTGTTACAGAGTATTTCTTCGCCGCTATTCCTGGTATAAAGCATATCGAGTTTGTAGAAGATATGGTGGTAATCTCGTCAGCATTCACAACTACAGACAGAACCGCGTTGTCAGAG GTTACGCACGTCGCTATGGAAACGTGTGGATAGGATTGAATGACAGACGTCGTGAAAGACATTTTAGATGGACTGATCGATCTCGG TACAATTTCAGAAGATGGTATCGTAGGCCTTACCACAGAAAGGAGGACTGCGTAGAGATGTACAGGAATGGACGCTGGAACGATCAAAGATGCTACTATCGACGTCGTTTCGTGTGCCAGAGACGCAGATACCGCCATGGCCACCACAACCACTGGCGAAGGCCTCACTTTGGTTAA